A window from Prinia subflava isolate CZ2003 ecotype Zambia chromosome Z, Cam_Psub_1.2, whole genome shotgun sequence encodes these proteins:
- the LOC134564540 gene encoding serine/threonine-protein kinase PAK 3-like, whose product MGQVFWWCSIKWEVRAFGTVSKALNAARGQQVAIKELNLQHQGVEEVLKEILVLKEKRHPNIVTYLQSYLVNGAVLLVLEYMDGGSLAEVVRKKRMDVGHIATVCRECLQGLAFLHANQVIHRDIKSANILLSRDGAVKLADFGLCTWLTPEHSKRKSVVGTPRWMAPEVVRGEPYGPKVDIWSLGIVGIHMAKRETPYIRLNSARAMYLISTQGAPDVHTLRLPAALRDFLGCCLQMDVDRRGSAKELLQHPFLKLAEPLFSLFWQPDCCHPCSKVVQAAQGHLMSWRKEPLRTGRNLEERGARKQAAIRAGKERSHGPLPCKSPLQVLFKLKQRKAAVKQLRKRR is encoded by the exons ATGGGCCAGGTATTTTGGTGGTGCAGTATCAAGTGGGAAGTCAG GGCTTTTGGCACCGTTTCTAAGGCCTTGAATGCTGCCAGGGGACAACAG GTGGCCATAAAAGAACTTAATCTCCAGCACCAGGGTGTCGAGGAAGTGTTAAAAGAAATCCTggtcttgaaagaaaaaagacaccCCAATATTGTCACCTACCTACAAAG ctACCTTGTCAATGGGGctgtcctgctggtgctggagtaCATGGACGGAGGCTCTTTAGCTGAGgttgtcagaaagaaaaggatggaTGTAGGACACATAGCAACAGTCTGTCGCGAG tgcCTGCAAGGCCTGGCTTTCCTTCATGCCAACCAGGTGATCCACAGGGACATCAAAAGTGCCAACATCCTTCTGAGCCGGGATGGCGCCGTCAAGTTGG ctgaTTTTGGCCTCTGTACTTGGCTCACCCCTGAGCACAGTAAACGGAAGTCCGTGGTCGGCACCCCTCGCTGGATGGCACCCGAGGTGGTGAGAGGAGAGCCATACGGCCCCAAAGTGGACATCTGGTCCCTTGGCATCGTGGGAATACACATGGCCAAAAGAGAGACTCCTTACATTCGTCTAAACAGTGCCAGG gctatGTATCTGATAAGCACGCAGGGGGCACCAGATGTGCACACGCTCAGGCTGCCCGCTGCCTTGCGTGACTTtctgggctgctgcctgcagatggaTGTGGACAGGCGAGGCTCTGCCAAGGAACTTCTGCAG CATCCATTTCTCAAATTAGCGGAGCCTCTCTTCAGCCTCTTCTGGCAGCCTGATTGCTGTCATCCCTGCAGCAAAGtagtgcaggcagcacaaggaCACCTCATGAGTTGGAGAAAAGAGCCTCTGAGGACAGGAAGAAATCTTGAGGAGAGAGGGGCCAGGAAACAGGCAGCCATCAGAGCGGGAAAGGAAAG ATCACATGGGCCCCTGCCATGTAAGTCTCCACTCCAGgtgcttttcaaattaaaacaaaggaaagctgcagtgaagcaattgaggaagaggagatga